A window of Pseudodesulfovibrio hydrargyri contains these coding sequences:
- a CDS encoding cytochrome c3 family protein, with protein MSRFSTVTLSLCALLLGASLAPAAPQAPGDLRLGPPEGIKASKALVGFSHARHGAADVLCVTCHHTWDGKSEIQSCAAPGCHDQPGKKGETAFYTAFHAKNSDRSCVGCHKPLKKAGKAVPVSCGQCHEK; from the coding sequence ATGTCCCGCTTTTCGACCGTCACCCTGTCCCTCTGCGCGTTGCTCCTGGGCGCGAGCCTGGCCCCGGCCGCCCCACAGGCGCCCGGCGATCTCAGACTCGGCCCGCCTGAGGGGATCAAGGCGAGCAAGGCCCTGGTCGGTTTTTCCCACGCACGGCACGGCGCGGCCGACGTCCTGTGCGTCACCTGTCACCACACCTGGGACGGCAAGTCCGAAATCCAAAGCTGTGCGGCACCCGGCTGCCACGACCAACCCGGCAAGAAGGGCGAGACCGCTTTCTACACGGCCTTCCACGCCAAGAACTCCGACCGCAGCTGTGTCGGCTGCCACAAGCCCCTGAAGAAGGCGGGCAAGGCGGTGCCGGTGAGCTGCGGCCAGTGCCACGAAAAGTAA
- a CDS encoding RelA/SpoT family protein: MIRINEITDKVASYIKEPDLDLIQRAYVFSAQAHDGVVRRSGEPYISHPMNVAFLLADMQLDEATVAAGLLHDTVEDTDTTVDEIEELFGSDVADIVDGVTKISKMDFESKAVQQAENIRKLILAMAEDIRVLMVKLADRLHNMRTLKYMKPVKRRLIAQETQDIYAPLANRLGLHRVKTELEDLCLQYLKPDVFAQLSDAVHEHRAAGEPYIEKVIELISDMLKVNRIKGRVFGRTKHLHSIQVKMEQQGLTFDEIYDLIAFRVIVNSLKDCYAVLGLIHAAWRPVPGRFKDYISIPKANMYQSLHTTVMGPEGERIEIQIRTEEMHRIAENGVAAHWQYKEVGKGAKRGKTAGRRDAERYTWLKQIMDWQRELSDPREFMSSLRLEMFQEEVYVFTPNGDIKELPDGATPVDFAYSIHSEVGDICAGAKVNGRIVPLQYRLQNGDSVEIITDKNRVPSRDWLKFVKTAKARTRIKHYIRTVEKERAINLAKEMLEKEGRRVGINVQKAIKDGELTKLAAEFNCGSLDELLTQIGFSRYTPRKVIKRLYAVLHGETLDERKVREKGEQPEPEEEPIVASGVEIGKKPKADGLQISGVDNVLVRFASCCNPLPGEPIIGYITRGRGVTVHRIDCPNVGNFEDERLIQVSWEGVEEKPYPAKVKIKCLNKPGMLGRICNMLADMDVNIDSGNFESKVDGTSLLNFTVEVKDLDQLYSALAEVKKLKAVTEAIRVS, encoded by the coding sequence ATGATTCGCATCAATGAAATCACCGACAAGGTGGCCTCATACATCAAGGAGCCCGACCTGGACCTGATCCAGCGGGCCTACGTCTTTTCCGCCCAGGCCCACGACGGCGTGGTCCGGCGCTCGGGCGAGCCGTACATCTCCCATCCCATGAACGTGGCCTTTCTGCTGGCCGACATGCAGCTGGACGAGGCCACCGTGGCCGCCGGGCTGCTGCACGACACGGTGGAGGACACGGACACCACCGTGGACGAGATCGAGGAGCTGTTCGGCTCGGACGTTGCCGACATCGTGGACGGGGTGACCAAGATCAGCAAGATGGACTTCGAGTCCAAGGCCGTGCAGCAGGCCGAGAACATCCGCAAGCTCATCCTGGCCATGGCCGAGGACATCCGCGTGCTCATGGTCAAGCTGGCCGACCGGCTGCACAACATGCGCACGCTCAAGTACATGAAGCCGGTCAAGCGGCGGCTCATCGCCCAGGAGACCCAGGACATCTACGCGCCCCTGGCCAACCGGCTCGGCCTGCACCGGGTCAAGACCGAGTTGGAGGACCTCTGCCTGCAGTACCTCAAGCCGGACGTGTTCGCGCAGCTCTCCGACGCCGTGCACGAGCACCGGGCAGCGGGCGAGCCGTACATCGAGAAGGTCATCGAACTGATCTCGGACATGCTCAAGGTGAACAGGATCAAGGGCCGGGTCTTCGGCCGGACCAAGCATCTGCACTCCATCCAGGTCAAGATGGAGCAGCAGGGGCTGACCTTCGACGAGATATACGACCTCATCGCCTTCAGGGTCATCGTCAACTCGCTCAAGGACTGCTACGCCGTGCTCGGCCTGATCCACGCGGCCTGGCGGCCCGTGCCCGGCCGGTTCAAGGACTATATTTCCATCCCCAAGGCGAACATGTACCAGTCCCTGCACACCACGGTCATGGGGCCCGAAGGGGAGCGCATCGAGATTCAGATCCGCACCGAGGAGATGCACCGCATCGCCGAAAACGGCGTGGCCGCCCACTGGCAGTACAAGGAAGTGGGCAAGGGGGCCAAGCGTGGCAAGACCGCGGGCCGGCGCGACGCCGAGCGGTACACCTGGCTCAAGCAGATCATGGACTGGCAGCGCGAGCTGTCCGATCCGCGCGAGTTCATGTCCTCCCTGCGGCTGGAGATGTTCCAGGAAGAGGTCTACGTGTTCACGCCAAACGGCGACATCAAGGAGCTGCCGGACGGGGCCACGCCCGTGGACTTCGCCTATTCCATCCACTCCGAGGTGGGCGACATCTGCGCCGGGGCCAAGGTCAACGGACGCATCGTGCCCCTGCAATACCGGCTGCAGAACGGCGATTCGGTGGAGATCATCACCGACAAGAACCGCGTGCCCAGCCGCGACTGGCTCAAGTTCGTCAAGACCGCCAAGGCCCGGACCCGGATCAAGCACTACATCCGCACCGTGGAAAAGGAACGTGCCATCAACCTGGCCAAGGAGATGCTCGAGAAGGAAGGCCGCCGGGTGGGCATCAACGTGCAGAAGGCCATCAAGGACGGCGAACTGACCAAGCTGGCCGCGGAGTTCAACTGCGGCAGCCTGGACGAGCTGCTGACCCAGATCGGCTTCTCGCGCTACACCCCGCGCAAGGTCATAAAGCGGCTGTACGCGGTCCTGCACGGCGAGACCCTGGACGAGCGCAAGGTCAGGGAAAAGGGCGAGCAGCCCGAACCCGAAGAGGAGCCGATCGTCGCCTCGGGCGTGGAGATCGGCAAGAAGCCCAAGGCGGACGGATTGCAGATATCCGGCGTGGACAACGTGCTCGTGCGCTTCGCCAGCTGCTGCAACCCGCTGCCCGGCGAGCCGATCATCGGCTACATCACCCGTGGCCGGGGCGTGACCGTGCACCGCATCGACTGCCCCAACGTCGGCAATTTCGAGGACGAGCGCCTCATCCAGGTCAGCTGGGAGGGCGTGGAGGAGAAGCCGTATCCGGCCAAGGTCAAGATCAAGTGCCTGAACAAGCCCGGCATGCTCGGGCGCATCTGCAACATGCTCGCGGACATGGACGTGAACATCGACTCCGGCAACTTCGAGTCCAAGGTGGACGGCACCTCGCTGCTCAACTTTACCGTGGAGGTCAAGGACCTGGACCAGCTCTATTCGGCCCTGGCCGAAGTCAAGAAGCTCAAGGCGGTCACCGAGGCCATCCGCGTCTCCTGA
- a CDS encoding ABC transporter substrate-binding protein, translating to MRVLKITAMAALLVLAASVAFAGPTYDRVMSTKVVKAGLSNQGIPFGFINDKNEWVGFDVDMAAEIAKRLGCKLEKVVVNNNTRISFVQTNPPKVDMVLSNMTHKRVRDEKIDFSITYFFDGQKFLARKGTVKDVADLANMKIGSMQGTTSIVNAKAYLQELGNPNPQVTGYDGEVAMFEALNSGRVQAISTDSTLLLGYAAKVPGKYELVGDFISDEPYGIGLPQDDSAWRDAINFTLQDIWKDGTYKKIYDKWFGPDSDYPFPLTSKIEMWP from the coding sequence ATGAGAGTTCTCAAAATCACCGCCATGGCCGCGCTGCTGGTCCTGGCCGCTTCGGTTGCGTTCGCCGGTCCCACCTACGACCGCGTCATGTCCACCAAGGTCGTCAAGGCCGGCCTGTCCAACCAGGGCATCCCGTTCGGCTTCATCAACGACAAGAACGAGTGGGTCGGCTTCGACGTCGACATGGCCGCCGAGATCGCCAAGCGCCTCGGCTGCAAGCTCGAAAAGGTCGTGGTCAACAACAACACCCGTATTTCCTTTGTCCAGACCAACCCGCCCAAGGTGGACATGGTCCTGTCCAACATGACCCACAAGCGCGTGCGCGACGAGAAGATCGACTTCTCCATCACCTACTTCTTCGACGGCCAGAAGTTCCTGGCCCGGAAGGGCACGGTCAAGGACGTCGCCGACCTGGCCAACATGAAGATCGGTTCCATGCAGGGCACCACCTCCATCGTCAACGCCAAGGCCTATCTGCAGGAGCTGGGCAACCCCAACCCGCAGGTCACCGGCTATGACGGCGAAGTGGCCATGTTCGAGGCCCTGAACTCGGGCCGCGTCCAGGCCATCTCCACCGACTCCACCCTGCTGCTCGGCTACGCCGCCAAGGTGCCCGGCAAGTACGAACTGGTCGGCGACTTCATCTCCGACGAGCCCTACGGCATCGGCCTGCCCCAGGACGATTCCGCCTGGCGCGACGCCATCAACTTCACCCTCCAGGACATCTGGAAGGACGGCACCTACAAGAAGATCTACGACAAGTGGTTCGGCCCGGATTCCGACTACCCGTTCCCGCTGACCTCCAAGATCGAGATGTGGCCGTAG
- a CDS encoding DEAD/DEAH box helicase, which produces MSSGEEQIVKSILQDFIGDSVPDYILESAHGIVAENGVSKLDLKKREQYWDIDGQVQGDDFQNYTSEIGLNLSDKTINYYCNCPDSFSGVCRHVAATAVKLLKSLDTDSGGEMPTPRTDWRQTFRPFFATELEPEAGRHYLIYRIYPELGRLQVAFFRARQNKSGISQVQNEVTLAQIVENQDWCDTSPALPGVAEQIGHYLDYWGHKVEIPAGLHSWFFRAVKNEYYLYLRETDQPVTIESKTMQLKLSPALSEDGLSFDILLAREDKMPFPITDEEEIYFYGRLPLWVYYKNSFYPVQTGLDPKLVQGMVEQKPIVPHADVSEFLDRVWTQIPVSDLYGQEDFLERVGPIFQDADYDPKLYLDEEGSLLVLKIQNIYTNEHGEFIMPGPNPDLQTGSYHDGGKSYLIRRAQDEEARLLTELQDMNFQPRNNHIWFMEQEEAINFLLDFYPQLVEAYRVYGEQNLTRYKVRTTQPQVVAEVESDEEDKWFNLELSVQYDDQRVPIEVIWEAWTKGKRYVQLKDGSYTSLPESWLNKLGHKLKALGFDPEKAPKQQFNQFEAPVLEKILEDLPQAQTDEFFVKLREKINNFDQIKIVAQPKELQATLRPYQIQGLSYLNFLREYGFGGILADEMGLGKTIQTLSYIQSLVDNGVDGPNLIIVPTSVLPNWEREAQKFVPNLRRLTIYGAKREGLFQHIKGSHLVITTYALLRRDLDELLKYEYASVILDEAQNIKNPNTITARSVRKLDAGLRVCLSGTPIENNLFELWSLFEFLMPGFLGSQHSFQRGIVKPIKDGDEETLDYLRTRVKPFILRRTKAEVAKDLPPKIETTHYCDLVDEQRELYNALAKKLKDQVLRDVDEKGMAKSQMSILDALLKLRQICCHPRLLKLDMPGVSTNLPSGKFDAFKDLVVDIIDGGHKVLVFSQFVQMLHVIRNWLQIREIPFAYLDGSSKDRFEQVDRFNDNPDIPIFLISLKAGGTGLNLTSADYVIHYDPWWNPAVENQATDRTHRIGQKRQVFAYKMICQNTVEERILKLQEQKKDVAEAIIPGQSALKSLTRDDLEMLFEI; this is translated from the coding sequence ATGAGTAGCGGTGAAGAACAGATAGTCAAATCCATACTGCAGGATTTCATAGGGGACAGCGTTCCGGATTACATCCTGGAAAGCGCCCATGGGATCGTGGCCGAGAACGGCGTTTCCAAACTGGACCTCAAGAAACGGGAACAGTATTGGGACATCGACGGCCAGGTGCAGGGCGACGATTTCCAGAATTACACCTCGGAAATCGGGCTGAACCTGTCCGACAAGACCATCAATTACTACTGCAACTGCCCGGATTCCTTTTCCGGGGTCTGCCGTCACGTGGCCGCCACGGCGGTCAAGCTGCTCAAATCCCTGGACACCGATTCCGGCGGCGAGATGCCCACCCCGCGCACTGACTGGCGCCAGACCTTCCGCCCGTTCTTCGCCACCGAGCTCGAGCCCGAGGCAGGAAGGCACTATCTCATCTACCGCATCTACCCCGAACTCGGCCGCCTGCAGGTCGCCTTTTTCCGCGCCCGCCAGAACAAATCCGGCATCTCCCAGGTACAAAACGAGGTCACCCTGGCCCAGATCGTGGAGAACCAGGACTGGTGCGACACCTCCCCGGCCCTGCCCGGCGTGGCCGAGCAGATCGGCCACTACCTCGACTACTGGGGCCACAAGGTGGAAATTCCGGCGGGCTTGCACTCCTGGTTCTTCCGCGCGGTCAAGAACGAGTACTACCTCTACCTGCGCGAGACCGACCAGCCCGTGACCATCGAGTCCAAGACCATGCAGCTGAAGCTCTCGCCCGCACTGAGCGAGGACGGCCTGTCCTTCGACATCCTGCTGGCCAGAGAGGACAAGATGCCCTTCCCCATCACCGATGAGGAGGAGATCTATTTCTACGGACGGCTACCTCTGTGGGTCTACTACAAGAACTCCTTCTACCCGGTGCAGACCGGGCTGGACCCCAAGCTGGTCCAGGGCATGGTCGAGCAGAAGCCCATCGTGCCCCACGCCGACGTGTCCGAGTTCCTGGACCGCGTCTGGACCCAGATTCCGGTCAGCGACCTCTACGGCCAGGAGGACTTTCTGGAGCGCGTGGGCCCCATCTTCCAGGACGCGGACTACGATCCCAAGCTCTACCTGGACGAGGAAGGCTCCCTGCTCGTGCTCAAGATCCAGAACATCTACACCAACGAGCACGGCGAATTCATCATGCCCGGCCCCAACCCGGACCTGCAGACCGGTTCCTACCACGACGGCGGCAAGTCCTACCTCATCCGGCGCGCCCAGGACGAGGAGGCACGGCTGCTGACCGAGCTCCAGGACATGAATTTCCAGCCCAGGAACAACCACATCTGGTTCATGGAGCAGGAGGAGGCCATCAATTTCCTGCTCGACTTCTACCCGCAGCTCGTCGAGGCCTACCGGGTCTACGGTGAGCAGAACCTGACCCGCTACAAGGTGCGCACCACGCAGCCCCAGGTGGTGGCCGAGGTGGAGAGCGACGAGGAGGACAAGTGGTTCAACCTCGAGCTGTCGGTCCAGTACGACGACCAGCGGGTGCCCATCGAGGTCATCTGGGAGGCGTGGACCAAGGGCAAGCGCTACGTCCAGCTCAAGGACGGCTCCTACACCAGCCTGCCCGAGTCCTGGCTGAACAAGCTCGGCCACAAGCTCAAGGCCCTGGGCTTCGACCCTGAAAAGGCGCCCAAACAGCAGTTCAACCAGTTCGAGGCCCCGGTGCTCGAAAAGATCCTGGAAGACCTGCCCCAGGCCCAGACCGATGAATTTTTCGTCAAGCTGCGCGAGAAGATCAACAACTTCGACCAGATCAAGATCGTCGCCCAGCCCAAGGAGCTGCAGGCCACCCTGCGCCCCTACCAGATCCAGGGGTTGAGCTATCTGAACTTCCTGCGCGAGTACGGCTTCGGCGGCATCCTGGCCGACGAGATGGGCCTGGGCAAGACCATCCAGACCCTGTCCTACATCCAGTCCCTGGTGGACAACGGCGTGGACGGCCCCAACCTGATCATCGTGCCCACCTCGGTGCTGCCCAACTGGGAGCGCGAGGCGCAAAAGTTCGTGCCGAACCTGAGGCGGCTGACCATTTACGGGGCCAAACGCGAGGGACTGTTCCAGCACATCAAGGGCTCGCACCTGGTCATCACCACCTACGCCCTGCTGCGGCGCGACCTGGACGAGCTGCTCAAGTACGAGTACGCCAGCGTCATCCTGGACGAGGCCCAGAACATCAAGAACCCGAATACCATCACCGCCCGCTCGGTGCGCAAGCTCGACGCCGGGCTGCGCGTCTGCCTGTCGGGCACACCCATCGAAAACAACCTGTTCGAGCTCTGGTCCCTGTTCGAATTTCTCATGCCCGGCTTCCTGGGTTCCCAGCACTCGTTCCAGCGCGGCATCGTCAAGCCCATCAAGGACGGCGACGAGGAGACGCTGGACTACCTGCGCACCCGGGTCAAGCCGTTCATCCTGCGGCGGACCAAGGCCGAGGTGGCCAAGGACCTGCCGCCCAAGATCGAGACCACCCACTACTGCGACCTGGTGGACGAGCAGCGCGAGCTGTACAACGCCCTGGCCAAGAAGCTCAAGGACCAGGTCCTCAGGGACGTGGACGAGAAGGGCATGGCCAAGAGCCAGATGTCCATCCTGGACGCCCTGCTCAAACTGCGGCAGATCTGCTGCCACCCGCGCCTGCTCAAGCTAGACATGCCCGGCGTGTCCACCAACCTGCCGTCCGGCAAGTTCGACGCCTTCAAGGACCTGGTGGTGGACATCATCGACGGCGGCCACAAGGTGCTCGTCTTCTCGCAGTTCGTGCAGATGCTCCACGTCATCCGCAACTGGCTGCAAATCCGCGAGATTCCCTTTGCCTACCTGGACGGCTCGTCCAAGGACCGCTTCGAGCAGGTGGACCGGTTCAACGACAACCCGGACATCCCCATCTTCCTCATCTCGCTCAAGGCGGGCGGCACCGGCCTGAACCTGACCAGCGCGGACTACGTCATCCACTACGACCCGTGGTGGAACCCGGCCGTGGAGAACCAGGCCACGGACCGCACGCACCGCATCGGCCAGAAGCGCCAGGTCTTCGCCTACAAGATGATTTGCCAGAACACGGTGGAAGAACGCATCCTCAAGCTCCAGGAGCAGAAGAAGGACGTGGCCGAAGCGATCATCCCCGGACAGTCCGCCCTGAAGAGCCTGACCCGCGACGATCTCGAGATGCTTTTTGAAATTTAG
- a CDS encoding amino acid ABC transporter permease, translating to MLKRYFEKPPVQNATLVALTALVVYYFAFVFEFKYDFDWAVFSHEGQYGHMGLLMLKGLNTTLTITLYSSIIALGMGTIFGLARLSKFKPVYWFSTCYVELFRNTPLLIQLFFWNFALPYAFPEDIRFKLFDMHFEFWCATVGCGIFTGAFMAEIIRAGIQSIPKGLLEASYSSGLTFPQTLRKVILPLAFREIIPPLGSEFLNNMKNTSLAMTIGVTELCWSMTEVYSLTYRTFESFSVATLVYLGMSLAIAGILYIVNERLKIMSPDRLTPLRRVADILFWPFDFLGRKLEYVFWYFRKSPDQRTISPLRQSLRTVGKQTVRALKALFVAALAYVLYEVGTAVFHFNWEIILANLKTLLIWRFPNGDETEFFLGLGGLAGSLLMAAISIAGSFLIGLVLGMGRTAKNRVFRIPSLLYIEIIRGIPLILVILWFYQAILPVVFKVDLDAFWAATIALTFFFGAYIAETVRGGIENIPPGQVEAAKASGLTYFQTMRKIILPQALKQMLPALVGMFIADFKDTSLAYIIGVMELTRAAYAVNNRIMVHPFEIYTTVAVLYFVFSYFMSLYAKRLERRLSPETVRIEM from the coding sequence ATGTTAAAACGGTATTTCGAAAAACCTCCGGTCCAGAATGCGACCCTCGTGGCCCTGACCGCCCTGGTGGTCTACTATTTCGCCTTCGTCTTCGAATTCAAATACGATTTCGACTGGGCCGTGTTCTCTCACGAGGGGCAATACGGACACATGGGCCTGCTGATGCTCAAGGGGCTGAACACCACCCTGACCATCACGCTCTACTCCTCGATCATCGCCCTGGGCATGGGCACCATCTTCGGCCTGGCCCGGCTGTCCAAGTTCAAGCCGGTCTACTGGTTCTCCACCTGCTACGTGGAGCTGTTCCGCAACACCCCGCTGCTCATCCAGCTCTTTTTCTGGAACTTCGCCCTGCCCTACGCCTTTCCCGAGGATATCCGCTTCAAGCTGTTCGACATGCATTTCGAGTTCTGGTGCGCCACGGTGGGCTGCGGTATCTTCACCGGCGCGTTCATGGCCGAGATCATCCGCGCGGGCATCCAGTCCATTCCCAAGGGGCTGCTCGAGGCCTCCTACTCCTCGGGCCTGACCTTTCCCCAAACCCTGCGCAAGGTCATCCTGCCCCTGGCCTTCCGCGAGATCATCCCGCCGCTGGGCAGCGAGTTCCTCAACAACATGAAGAATACCTCCCTGGCCATGACCATCGGCGTGACCGAACTGTGCTGGTCCATGACCGAGGTATACTCCCTGACCTACCGGACCTTCGAGTCCTTCAGCGTGGCCACCCTGGTCTACCTGGGCATGTCACTGGCCATCGCGGGCATTCTCTACATCGTCAACGAACGACTCAAGATCATGTCCCCGGACCGGCTCACCCCCCTGCGCAGGGTGGCCGACATCCTTTTCTGGCCCTTCGACTTTCTGGGCCGCAAGCTCGAATACGTCTTCTGGTATTTCCGCAAGAGCCCGGATCAGCGCACGATCTCGCCCCTGAGGCAGTCCCTGCGCACGGTCGGCAAACAGACCGTCCGGGCCCTCAAGGCCCTGTTCGTGGCCGCCCTGGCCTACGTCCTCTACGAGGTCGGCACGGCCGTGTTCCATTTCAACTGGGAAATCATCCTGGCCAATCTCAAGACCCTGCTCATCTGGCGCTTCCCCAACGGCGATGAAACCGAGTTCTTCCTCGGCCTGGGCGGCCTGGCCGGTTCCCTGCTCATGGCCGCCATCTCCATTGCCGGCAGTTTTCTCATCGGCCTGGTCCTCGGCATGGGACGCACCGCCAAAAACCGCGTCTTCCGCATCCCGAGCCTGCTGTACATCGAAATCATCCGGGGCATCCCGCTCATCCTGGTCATCCTGTGGTTCTACCAGGCCATCCTTCCGGTCGTTTTCAAAGTGGACCTGGACGCCTTCTGGGCGGCCACCATCGCCCTGACCTTCTTCTTCGGAGCGTACATCGCCGAAACCGTGCGCGGCGGCATCGAGAACATCCCCCCGGGCCAGGTGGAGGCGGCCAAGGCGTCCGGCCTGACCTACTTCCAGACCATGCGCAAGATCATCCTGCCCCAGGCGCTCAAGCAGATGCTACCCGCCCTGGTCGGCATGTTCATCGCCGACTTCAAGGACACCTCGCTGGCCTATATCATCGGCGTCATGGAACTGACCCGCGCGGCCTACGCGGTCAACAACCGGATCATGGTTCACCCGTTCGAAATCTACACCACCGTGGCCGTGCTCTACTTCGTCTTCAGCTACTTCATGAGCCTGTACGCCAAGCGGCTGGAACGCAGGCTCAGCCCCGAGACCGTGCGCATCGAGATGTAG
- a CDS encoding amino acid ABC transporter ATP-binding protein — MISFKGVNKWYGDFQVLKNINLNITKGEVVVVCGPSGSGKSTMIRCINRLEPIQEGDILVDGMNVSDPRTNMTLLRAEVGFVFQQFNLYPHMTVMENITLAPTLVRGMSRGDATAIGMDLLGKVGIPDKAGSYPSQLSGGQQQRVAIARGLAMQPKIMLFDEPTSALDPEMINEVLDVMKSLAREGMTMVCVTHEMGFAREVADRVIFMDDGYLIEENTPEEFFHNPQSDRTKDFLSKILSH, encoded by the coding sequence GTGATTTCTTTCAAAGGCGTCAACAAGTGGTACGGGGACTTCCAGGTCCTCAAGAACATCAATCTCAATATCACCAAGGGCGAAGTGGTGGTGGTCTGCGGGCCTTCCGGGTCCGGCAAGTCCACCATGATCCGCTGCATCAACCGGCTGGAGCCCATCCAGGAGGGGGACATCCTGGTGGACGGCATGAACGTGTCCGACCCGCGCACCAACATGACCCTGTTGCGCGCCGAGGTCGGCTTCGTCTTCCAGCAGTTCAATCTCTACCCGCACATGACGGTCATGGAGAACATCACCCTGGCGCCGACGCTCGTTCGCGGCATGAGCCGGGGCGACGCCACGGCCATCGGCATGGACCTGCTCGGCAAGGTCGGCATCCCGGACAAGGCCGGGTCCTACCCGTCCCAGCTCTCCGGCGGCCAGCAGCAGCGCGTGGCCATCGCCCGGGGTCTGGCCATGCAGCCCAAGATCATGCTCTTCGACGAGCCCACGTCCGCGCTCGACCCCGAGATGATCAACGAGGTCCTGGACGTCATGAAGTCCCTGGCCCGCGAAGGCATGACCATGGTCTGCGTGACCCACGAGATGGGATTCGCGCGGGAAGTGGCGGACCGGGTCATCTTCATGGACGACGGGTACCTGATCGAGGAGAACACGCCGGAGGAATTCTTCCACAACCCGCAATCCGACCGAACCAAGGATTTCCTCAGCAAGATTCTCAGCCACTAA
- a CDS encoding peptide-binding protein, with translation MRLENLLATLLCLMLLTACSDGGGPATPVSPVNPADVPAEPEQGGTLVQSMLGEPSNLITILSSDQPSHTIGGQIYVSLLKYDKDINLVPFAAESYEVLDGGKLLRFKLREDIYWTDGVQLTADDVEFTYRLTIDPKTPTAYAGNFKLVKEFRKTGRFSFEVTYDQPFAKALVSWATDILPKHLLEGENIVDTKYSRQPVGAGPYMLKEWIAGSRIVLEANPNYFEGKPYIDRLVYRMIPDMGTQFLELKAGNLDMMGLDPLQYLYQTSGPGWDGGFRKFKFLSFGYSFLGFNFKHPFFQDARVRQAIDYAIDRRELVKGVLYGLGEAANGPYKPGTWQYDVNVRPRPFDPDKARELLAEAGWTDSDGDGWLDKDGKRFAFSIITNQGNTQRIKTGVILQQRLKDIGIQVSLRTVEWAAFIKEFIDKGRFDAIILGWNILQDPDIYNVWHSSQAVDGGLNFIRYINPELDELLDRGRHLVREEERKPIYDRVQQILHDEVPYCFLYIPMSLPIVQARIQNIKAAPAGIGYNSEKWWIPRRLQHQP, from the coding sequence ATGAGACTCGAGAACCTGCTAGCGACCCTGCTCTGCCTGATGCTTTTGACCGCCTGTTCCGACGGCGGGGGACCGGCCACGCCCGTGTCCCCGGTCAACCCGGCGGACGTTCCGGCCGAGCCCGAACAGGGCGGCACCCTGGTCCAGTCCATGCTCGGCGAACCGAGCAACCTGATCACCATCCTGTCCTCGGATCAGCCCTCCCATACGATCGGGGGCCAGATCTACGTCAGCCTGCTCAAGTACGACAAGGACATCAACCTGGTGCCCTTCGCGGCCGAGTCCTACGAGGTTCTGGACGGCGGCAAACTGCTCCGGTTCAAGTTGCGTGAGGACATCTACTGGACCGACGGGGTCCAGCTCACGGCCGACGACGTGGAGTTCACCTACCGGCTGACCATCGATCCCAAGACGCCCACGGCCTATGCGGGCAACTTCAAGCTGGTCAAGGAGTTCCGCAAGACCGGCAGGTTCTCCTTCGAGGTGACCTACGATCAGCCGTTCGCCAAGGCGCTGGTCTCCTGGGCCACGGACATCCTGCCCAAACATCTCCTGGAAGGGGAGAACATCGTCGACACCAAGTATAGCCGCCAGCCCGTGGGGGCCGGGCCGTACATGCTCAAGGAGTGGATCGCGGGCAGCCGGATCGTGCTCGAGGCCAATCCGAACTATTTCGAGGGCAAGCCGTACATCGACCGCCTGGTCTACCGCATGATCCCGGACATGGGCACCCAGTTCCTGGAGCTCAAGGCGGGCAACCTCGACATGATGGGGCTGGACCCGTTGCAGTACCTCTACCAGACCTCGGGGCCGGGCTGGGACGGCGGCTTCCGCAAGTTCAAGTTCCTCTCCTTCGGCTATTCCTTTCTGGGTTTCAATTTCAAGCATCCCTTTTTCCAGGACGCGCGCGTGCGCCAGGCCATCGACTACGCCATCGACCGGCGGGAACTGGTCAAGGGCGTGCTCTACGGGCTGGGCGAGGCGGCCAACGGGCCGTACAAGCCGGGCACCTGGCAGTATGACGTGAACGTCAGGCCGCGTCCCTTCGACCCGGACAAGGCCCGCGAACTCCTGGCCGAGGCGGGCTGGACCGACTCGGACGGCGACGGCTGGCTGGACAAGGACGGCAAGCGGTTCGCCTTCTCCATCATCACCAACCAGGGCAACACCCAGCGGATCAAGACCGGGGTCATCCTGCAGCAGCGGCTCAAGGACATCGGCATCCAGGTCTCCCTGCGCACGGTGGAGTGGGCCGCGTTCATCAAGGAGTTCATTGACAAGGGCCGGTTCGACGCTATTATCCTGGGATGGAACATCCTGCAGGACCCTGACATCTACAACGTCTGGCACTCGTCGCAGGCCGTGGACGGGGGGCTCAACTTCATCCGCTACATCAACCCGGAACTGGACGAACTGCTCGATCGCGGGCGGCATCTGGTCCGGGAGGAGGAGCGCAAGCCCATCTACGACCGGGTGCAGCAGATCCTGCACGACGAAGTGCCCTATTGCTTTCTCTACATCCCCATGTCCCTGCCCATCGTTCAGGCCCGGATACAGAATATCAAGGCGGCTCCGGCGGGGATAGGCTACAATTCCGAGAAGTGGTGGATACCGCGCAGGCTGCAGCATCAGCCGTAA